The Streptomyces sp. 135 sequence GAGCGCCTCGTCCTTGCCGCAGGGGTGCGCCCCGAGTGCGACCTGCCGGGCCACGATCGCGCGCTCGGCGCGCATGAGCCGCCATCCCCTGCGCAGGAGGAACGGCACGGACTTGCGGCCTTCCCGCAGATCCCGCAGCAGCCGCCGCCGGAACGTGGTGGAGGGCCGCCCCCGCAGGCAGATCGCGTCGGCGAGCACACCGGCCCGCCGGCACCGCTCCACGATGTCCGCGGCGAAGATGCCCTCCGCGATGAACAGGGGCGTGCGCTCGATGTCGAGCGTCCCCTGCCCGACGCGCGCGCTGGTCGCGATGTCGTACACCGGGACGCGCGTACGCCCCGTGCGGCACAGCTCCTCGATGGCGGCGACGGCGACGTCGGCGTCCCACGAGGCGGGGGAGTCCCAGTCGATGTCCGAACTGCCCGGGACCTGCGGCAGCGTGGGGTCGCCGGCTTCCTTGTAGAAGTCGTCCAGGCACAGCACGGGCAGCCCGGCGCGGGCGGCGAAGGACGACTTGCCCGAGCCGGAAGGGCCGCAGAGCAGCACGACGCGGGTGGGTATCGGGGGATGAGAGCTCACGAGAGAACAGTGTGCGGCATCGCGCCGCACGGGGAAGCCCCGGTCTCCTGGACGGAGGAGGCCGGGGCTTCGGTGCGGCGGGCGGCTGCGGGCGGCTAGTAGGCCGAGCCGGAGGCGCCCAGGGAGCCCGTGGGGTGCCAGACCGTCTTGGTCTCCAGGAAGGCCGTCAGGCGGCTCGTGCCGGGGTCGGCGCCGAAATCCACAGGCTGTGGACGCAGGACGCGCTTCAGGTTGTCGGCGGCCGCGATCTCCAGGTCGCGCGCGAGGTCCG is a genomic window containing:
- a CDS encoding ATP-binding protein is translated as MSSHPPIPTRVVLLCGPSGSGKSSFAARAGLPVLCLDDFYKEAGDPTLPQVPGSSDIDWDSPASWDADVAVAAIEELCRTGRTRVPVYDIATSARVGQGTLDIERTPLFIAEGIFAADIVERCRRAGVLADAICLRGRPSTTFRRRLLRDLREGRKSVPFLLRRGWRLMRAERAIVARQVALGAHPCGKDEALGRVAAAAAGRCVAARADVL